One Streptosporangium becharense genomic window, GGCTCGGCCATGAGCGTGTTCACCCTGGGTGCGCGGGAGCGGGAGGCGCGGCTGCTCCCCGAGCTGACCGCGCTGACCGAGCGGCACCGGCGCCGTTGCCCGCCCTATCGCCGGATCCTCGACGCCATCGGCTCGGCCCCGCCGTACGACTCGCTCGCCGACCTGCCCTGGCTGCCGGTGCGCCTGTTCAAGACGCACGAGCTGAAGAGCATCCCCGACGAGGAGGTTTTCCGTGTCCTGGCCTCCAGTGGCACGACCGGGCAGCGGCCCAGTCTCGTGCACCTCGACCGGGAGGCCGCGGCCACGCAGGCCCGGATGCTCGCCGCAACGCTGCGGACCGTCCTCGGCGGGCGGCGGCTGCCCATGCTGATCGTGGACAGCCGCTCGGTGGTGCGCGACCCGCGGCTCAGCGCGCGCGGCGCGGGTGTGCTGGGGATGATGAACTTCGGCCGGGACCACACCTTCGTCCTCGACGAGGACGGGGTCCCCGATCCCGGCGCGGTCTCCGCGTTCCTCGCCCGCCACGGGCACGGGCCGTACCTGGTCTTCGGCTTCACCTTCATGGTCTGGCTCTACCTGTACGAGGTCGCCCGCGAGCACCGGCTGGACCTGTCCCGGGGTGTCCTGGTGCACTCGGGCGGCTGGAAACGCCTGGCCGACCGGGCGGTCGGCCCCGCCGAGTTCCGCCGCCGCCTGGCCGAGGACACCGGTCTGCGGCGGGTCCACGACTTCTACGGGATGGTCGAGCAGATCGGCACCGTCTTCCTGGAGGGGCCGGACGGCGGGGGGCTGTACTGCCCCGACTTCGCCGACGTGGTGATCCGCGACCCGGAGACCTGGCTGGAGGCCCCCGTCGGCACACCCGGCGTGATCGAGGTGATCAGCACCCTGCCCTCGTCCTACCCGGGGCACGTGCTGCTGACCGAGGATCTCGGTGTGGTCCACGGCGTGGACGACGGTGTCTGGCCGGGCAAGCGTTTCTCCGTGCTCGGCCGTCTCCCCCGTGCCGAGGCGCGCGGTTGCAGCGACACCTTCACCCGGCGGGACGCCGCGTGATCCCCGAGGCGACCTCCGGCGCGGACTCCGAGGCGGCCCCCGGCACGGACTCCGGCACGACCGTCGGGGCACCCCCCGGCGCGGACTTCGAGGCGGCCTCCGGCACGACCGTCGGCATGGCCCCCGGCACGGCCTTCCAGGCGGCTCCCGGCACGGTCCCCGGCGGGGGTTGCGAGCTCGTGCCGCGCTTCCCCGCAGGAGCACCGCTCACCGCCGACGCCCTGCTGGAGGAGTTGGCGCGGGAGCCGCACGACGGGCCGCTGACCGTGGGGGACGAGCGGATCACCGCGTTCCTGGCGGCGGTCGGCCGCCGCCTGCTCTCCCCCGCCGTGACGCGGGCCCACCCCGAGTTGGGGCCGCTCGGTTTCTTCCTGCGACGCGCCGAGATCACCCGGGCCGTCGACCAGCTCCGCGGCGAGCACCTGCGGGTGCCGTGCGGGCTGGTCCTGCACATCCCCCCGGCCAACGTCGACACCGTCTTCGCCTACTCGTGGGCGTTGTCCGCCCTGGCCGGCAACCGCAACGTGGTGCGGCTGTCACGGCGGGCCGGGGGTGCGGCGTCGGCCGTGCTGGCCGCACTGGAGGCCGGGCTGGCCGGCGCTCACCCGGCCGTCGCGCAGACCCAGCGGATCGTCTCCTGCGAACGGTCCGACGTGGTGACCGCGCGACTGTCGGCGGCCTGCGACCTGCGGATCATCTGGGGCGGCGACCGGGCGGTGAACGACATCCGGCGCCACCCGCTGGCCCCGCACGCCCGTGACCTCGCCTTCCCCGACCGGTCCTCGCTCGCGGTGATCAGCACCGCGGCGTGGCTGGCGGCGCCGGAGCGGGTGCGGCAGGCGGCGGCGGAGGCGTTCGCCGACGACGTCTACTGGTTCGACCAGGCCGCCTGCTCCTCACCCCGGACGGTCTTCTGGGTCGGCGGGGCGGAGGAGACCACGCGGGCCCGCGACGACCTCGCCGCCCGCCTCGCGGCGACCGCCGCCCGCAGGTGGCCGGTCGACACCGCGATGGCGGTGCAGAGACGGGTCGGCGCGTACGGGGCGGCGGCGGACGGCACCGCCCGGGAGGTGTCCTTC contains:
- a CDS encoding acyl-CoA reductase, coding for MIPEATSGADSEAAPGTDSGTTVGAPPGADFEAASGTTVGMAPGTAFQAAPGTVPGGGCELVPRFPAGAPLTADALLEELAREPHDGPLTVGDERITAFLAAVGRRLLSPAVTRAHPELGPLGFFLRRAEITRAVDQLRGEHLRVPCGLVLHIPPANVDTVFAYSWALSALAGNRNVVRLSRRAGGAASAVLAALEAGLAGAHPAVAQTQRIVSCERSDVVTARLSAACDLRIIWGGDRAVNDIRRHPLAPHARDLAFPDRSSLAVISTAAWLAAPERVRQAAAEAFADDVYWFDQAACSSPRTVFWVGGAEETTRARDDLAARLAATAARRWPVDTAMAVQRRVGAYGAAADGTAREVSFHGNALTLLDLTDPADPPRHWLGTGTLGHARLGSLPELAGIVRRRDQTLSAFGFERAELEALARILAGRGVDRIVPFGQALAFHAVWDGIDLLRECTRLVTISV
- a CDS encoding LuxE/PaaK family acyltransferase, with the protein product MSVFTLGAREREARLLPELTALTERHRRRCPPYRRILDAIGSAPPYDSLADLPWLPVRLFKTHELKSIPDEEVFRVLASSGTTGQRPSLVHLDREAAATQARMLAATLRTVLGGRRLPMLIVDSRSVVRDPRLSARGAGVLGMMNFGRDHTFVLDEDGVPDPGAVSAFLARHGHGPYLVFGFTFMVWLYLYEVAREHRLDLSRGVLVHSGGWKRLADRAVGPAEFRRRLAEDTGLRRVHDFYGMVEQIGTVFLEGPDGGGLYCPDFADVVIRDPETWLEAPVGTPGVIEVISTLPSSYPGHVLLTEDLGVVHGVDDGVWPGKRFSVLGRLPRAEARGCSDTFTRRDAA